A part of Magnetospirillum sp. genomic DNA contains:
- a CDS encoding ketopantoate reductase family protein, with translation MSNEPILIWGAGAIGGTLGAYWARAGVPVKLVDIEASHVEACRTRGLHVFGPVEDFTQIVPAATPGEVTGTYSRIVLAVKAQATEAALAQLLPHLASDGFILSAQNGLNEIAIAKHAGAARTMGCFVNFGADWHGPGEILFGNRAAVVVGEIDGTIQPRTRAMFELLQIFEPKAVLTDNIWGYLWGKLAYGAMLFATALTTDSMTANFEDPRRTAAFVALGREVMAAARARKIVPIGFNGFDPECFMPEAPLAKAQASVAALAEFNRYTAKTHTGIYRDLAVRKRKTEIDPQIGIIVELARETGVPTPALATLVALIHDIEDGKRPMAFETFQALLDKCA, from the coding sequence ATGAGCAACGAACCGATCCTGATCTGGGGTGCGGGTGCGATCGGCGGCACACTCGGCGCCTATTGGGCGCGCGCAGGCGTGCCGGTCAAACTCGTCGATATCGAAGCGTCACACGTAGAGGCCTGCCGCACGCGTGGGCTCCATGTGTTCGGCCCCGTCGAGGATTTCACACAGATCGTGCCGGCTGCAACGCCGGGCGAAGTGACGGGGACTTATTCGCGCATTGTGCTGGCAGTAAAGGCCCAGGCAACCGAAGCAGCGCTGGCCCAACTGCTGCCGCATCTTGCGTCGGACGGATTCATTCTGTCGGCGCAGAACGGGCTTAACGAAATCGCGATCGCAAAGCACGCAGGCGCGGCGCGCACGATGGGGTGTTTCGTGAATTTCGGCGCCGATTGGCACGGGCCCGGCGAGATCCTGTTCGGCAACCGTGCGGCCGTCGTGGTCGGTGAGATTGACGGCACGATTCAGCCGCGCACACGTGCGATGTTCGAATTGCTACAGATATTCGAACCCAAAGCCGTGCTAACCGACAACATCTGGGGTTATCTGTGGGGCAAGCTCGCCTACGGCGCCATGCTGTTTGCAACCGCGCTGACGACCGACAGCATGACGGCCAATTTCGAAGATCCGCGCCGCACTGCTGCGTTTGTTGCGCTAGGCCGCGAAGTGATGGCGGCCGCACGCGCACGCAAGATCGTGCCGATCGGCTTCAACGGCTTCGATCCCGAATGTTTCATGCCCGAAGCCCCGCTCGCTAAAGCGCAGGCATCCGTCGCCGCGCTCGCCGAGTTCAACCGATACACGGCTAAGACCCATACCGGCATCTATCGCGATCTTGCAGTGCGCAAGCGCAAGACCGAGATCGATCCGCAGATCGGCATCATCGTCGAACTCGCGCGCGAGACCGGCGTGCCAACGCCCGCCCTCGCTACGCTCGTCGCGCTGATCCACGACATCGAAGACGGCAAGCGCCCGATGGCGTTCGAAACCTTCCAAGCGTTGCTCGACAAATGCGCCTAG
- a CDS encoding isoaspartyl peptidase/L-asparaginase produces the protein MTSPIGICIHGGCGTLDRSLQSEAQWAESREHLAQSLKAGWRVLKAGGAALDAVEAAVRVMEDSPHFNAGYGAALNEASFHELDASIMNGADLSAGAVCAARRIRNPITAARAVMEKSGCVLLAAEAADAFAERQGLAMVANSYFTTQQRVEALASLKQRAQRGTLAAASEAEKHGTVGAVALDAHGNLAAGTSTGGFNNKPVGRIGDTPIVGAGTYARNGVCAVSGTGQGEFFIRSSAAYDIAARMMYAGKSLEEATDALVFQTLKGYGIGAGFASIDAAGKVRAPFNTLGMYRGWIGADGQMTVATHTEEHPLGAVA, from the coding sequence ATGACCAGCCCCATCGGCATTTGCATCCACGGCGGCTGCGGCACGCTCGACCGTAGCCTGCAGAGCGAGGCCCAATGGGCCGAATCGCGCGAACATCTGGCGCAGTCGCTCAAAGCCGGATGGCGCGTGCTGAAAGCGGGCGGAGCTGCCCTAGACGCCGTCGAAGCGGCCGTGCGCGTGATGGAGGACAGCCCGCATTTCAACGCGGGCTACGGGGCCGCCCTCAACGAGGCGAGCTTCCACGAACTCGACGCCTCGATCATGAATGGAGCCGATCTTTCGGCAGGTGCCGTGTGTGCCGCCCGCCGCATCCGCAATCCGATCACGGCGGCGCGCGCGGTCATGGAGAAGTCGGGCTGCGTGCTGCTGGCAGCTGAAGCCGCCGACGCGTTCGCCGAACGCCAGGGCCTCGCCATGGTCGCGAACAGCTATTTCACCACACAGCAGCGCGTCGAAGCGCTTGCGTCGCTCAAGCAGCGCGCGCAGCGTGGCACGCTTGCTGCCGCCAGCGAAGCCGAGAAGCACGGCACGGTCGGTGCGGTCGCACTCGACGCGCACGGCAATCTTGCGGCCGGAACGTCGACCGGCGGCTTTAACAACAAGCCGGTCGGTCGTATCGGCGATACACCTATCGTCGGAGCCGGCACTTACGCACGCAACGGCGTTTGTGCCGTTTCGGGCACAGGCCAGGGCGAATTTTTCATCCGCAGTTCGGCCGCCTACGACATTGCCGCGCGCATGATGTATGCGGGCAAATCGCTTGAGGAAGCGACCGATGCGCTCGTGTTCCAGACGCTGAAAGGCTACGGCATCGGCGCCGGGTTCGCTTCGATCGACGCAGCCGGCAAGGTGCGCGCGCCCTTCAATACGCTCGGCATGTATCGCGGTTGGATCGGCGCCGACGGCCAGATGACCGTTGCAACCCATACCGAAGAGCATCCTCTGGGAGCCGTCGCATGA
- a CDS encoding ABC transporter substrate-binding protein: protein MKHIAKWTRASILGGLMAAALASAVSAQTLTIGVRGGPDSIDPHFTASGTHAESLKHVFDTLTWSGDGLEIEPRLAESWRVIDPTTWEFKLRRGVKFHDGSDFTAEDVKFSVERIPVVSGPNPTTIYVRRVKETKIVDPYTVHFITDGPAPILPNDFIRLFIVSHKAAAGLTKETANEAFNSGKAAIGTGPYKFVSWQPKGDLVLDRFDGFWGPKEPWARHVRREVPNDAARVAQLKAGQLDLITRVPATDVAALKRDAKIEVTTVDTVYVFNLELDMRDNPPAGQILAKDGSPLPKNPLADPRVREAIDLAIDRKVLAEVSMEGLGKPVNQLVTESIFGYNKSLPPRRYDLAASRRLLAEAGYPNGFRVRFAFTSDRLPGDSLVGTSIAQMLASVGIDVTAAATPAAVFFPARTRGEYSMSMSGWGTLTGEAHYTLSSIAHSNDPVVKMGAFNVLGYKNPVMDKLLQDAAVELDEGKRRSLLEQANALVAKDRPRLPIVAVGSAWAMQKDKVRIKPRVDEDTLAMNIKPTR from the coding sequence ATGAAGCACATCGCGAAATGGACAAGGGCATCTATCCTCGGCGGTCTGATGGCCGCCGCATTGGCAAGTGCTGTCTCCGCGCAGACGCTGACGATCGGCGTGCGCGGCGGGCCGGACTCGATCGACCCGCATTTCACCGCAAGCGGCACGCACGCCGAATCGCTGAAACACGTGTTCGACACGCTTACCTGGTCGGGCGACGGTCTCGAAATCGAGCCGCGTCTTGCCGAAAGCTGGCGCGTGATCGATCCGACAACGTGGGAGTTCAAGCTGCGTCGCGGCGTCAAGTTCCACGACGGCTCGGACTTCACGGCCGAAGACGTCAAGTTCTCGGTCGAGCGCATCCCGGTCGTTTCGGGCCCGAACCCGACCACGATCTATGTGCGCCGCGTCAAGGAAACCAAGATCGTCGATCCGTATACGGTGCATTTCATCACCGACGGTCCGGCCCCGATCCTGCCGAATGATTTCATCCGTCTTTTCATCGTGTCGCACAAGGCGGCGGCCGGCCTCACCAAGGAAACGGCCAACGAAGCCTTCAACTCCGGCAAGGCCGCGATCGGTACGGGTCCCTACAAGTTCGTGTCGTGGCAGCCCAAGGGCGATCTCGTGCTCGACCGCTTCGACGGCTTCTGGGGTCCCAAAGAGCCGTGGGCGCGCCATGTGCGCCGCGAAGTGCCGAACGATGCTGCGCGCGTCGCCCAGCTCAAGGCGGGCCAACTCGATCTGATCACGCGCGTGCCCGCAACCGACGTCGCCGCCCTCAAGCGCGACGCCAAGATCGAAGTCACGACGGTCGACACAGTCTACGTGTTCAACCTCGAACTCGACATGCGCGACAACCCACCCGCGGGCCAAATTCTGGCCAAGGACGGTTCGCCGCTGCCGAAGAACCCGCTTGCCGATCCGCGCGTGCGCGAGGCGATCGATCTTGCGATCGATCGCAAGGTGCTCGCCGAAGTGTCGATGGAAGGCCTTGGCAAGCCAGTTAACCAGCTCGTGACGGAGTCGATCTTCGGCTACAACAAGAGCCTGCCGCCGCGCCGCTACGACCTGGCGGCGTCGCGCCGTCTGCTGGCCGAAGCGGGTTACCCGAACGGATTCCGCGTTCGCTTTGCCTTCACGTCGGACCGCTTGCCCGGCGACTCGCTTGTAGGCACCTCGATCGCGCAGATGTTGGCTTCAGTCGGCATCGACGTGACGGCAGCGGCAACGCCTGCCGCGGTGTTCTTCCCAGCGCGCACACGCGGCGAATACTCGATGTCGATGTCGGGCTGGGGCACACTGACGGGCGAGGCGCACTACACGCTGTCCTCGATCGCGCACTCGAACGACCCCGTGGTCAAAATGGGGGCATTCAACGTGCTCGGCTACAAGAACCCGGTCATGGACAAGCTGCTGCAGGACGCCGCCGTCGAACTCGACGAAGGCAAGCGTCGTTCGTTGCTGGAGCAAGCTAATGCGCTCGTGGCAAAGGATCGTCCGCGCCTGCCGATCGTCGCGGTGGGCTCGGCCTGGGCCATGCAGAAGGACAAGGTGCGCATCAAGCCGCGCGTTGACGAAGACACGCTCGCAATGAACATCAAACCGACGCGCTAG
- a CDS encoding MarR family winged helix-turn-helix transcriptional regulator, with protein MRKAKPTDAKSTSKAAAQAGDGLHPMLAAKLWANPCWLSFRANFVAHHFNQPVYDWIWRKFHLTPPEHIVLYALGLKDGITADDIVASTARPKNTLSRGVNALLRKKLIVRKPDAKDRRRLFLNLTARGRRIVEATVPMLVAHESAMARALTPAERKLLTALFDKIIVDKGNWPTQIQGRA; from the coding sequence GTGCGCAAAGCCAAACCGACCGACGCGAAATCGACGTCCAAAGCCGCCGCACAGGCAGGCGACGGCCTGCATCCGATGCTGGCTGCCAAGCTGTGGGCCAATCCGTGCTGGCTTTCCTTCCGCGCCAACTTCGTCGCCCACCATTTCAACCAACCCGTCTATGACTGGATCTGGCGCAAGTTTCACCTCACCCCGCCCGAGCACATCGTGCTCTACGCGCTGGGCCTCAAAGACGGGATTACGGCCGACGACATCGTCGCCTCGACAGCGCGGCCCAAAAACACGCTGAGCCGCGGCGTGAACGCGCTTCTGCGCAAGAAACTCATCGTGCGAAAACCCGACGCGAAAGACCGCCGCCGCCTGTTCCTCAATCTCACCGCGCGCGGGCGGCGCATCGTCGAAGCGACGGTGCCGATGCTGGTGGCGCACGAAAGCGCGATGGCACGCGCTCTGACGCCGGCCGAACGCAAACTTCTTACGGCTCTTTTCGACAAGATCATCGTCGACAAGGGCAACTGGCCCACTCAAATCCAAGGGAGAGCGTGA
- a CDS encoding creatininase family protein: MRVVDMNWMQLRDRAAADDRAVLPIGSIEQHAYLSLGVDAILAERVATEAAAPLGIPVYPTLSYGLTPNFVDYPGTVTLRLTTLIAVLTDVLDGIARAGFKRIAVVNGHGGNNPAHGAVLEWLDRHRGCQVKWHNWWNAPKTWAKVQEIDKVASHASWMENFPWTRIGNVAMPDTQKPMVDLQLLPQLDPGRKKEVLGDGNFGGYYRRSDEEMTALWEIGVAETRTALLEGWA, from the coding sequence ATGCGCGTCGTGGACATGAACTGGATGCAGCTGCGCGATCGCGCCGCCGCCGACGACCGGGCCGTGCTCCCGATCGGCTCGATCGAACAGCACGCGTACTTAAGCCTCGGCGTCGATGCGATCCTCGCTGAGCGCGTGGCAACGGAGGCGGCCGCACCGCTCGGCATTCCGGTCTATCCGACGTTAAGCTATGGACTTACGCCGAATTTCGTCGATTATCCGGGTACTGTGACGCTGCGCCTGACGACGCTGATTGCCGTGCTGACGGACGTGCTCGATGGTATTGCGCGGGCGGGGTTCAAGCGCATCGCTGTCGTCAATGGCCATGGCGGCAATAATCCCGCACACGGCGCCGTGCTCGAATGGCTCGACCGCCATCGCGGCTGCCAAGTGAAATGGCACAATTGGTGGAATGCGCCCAAGACTTGGGCAAAGGTCCAGGAAATCGACAAGGTCGCTTCGCACGCCTCGTGGATGGAGAATTTCCCGTGGACGCGCATCGGCAATGTCGCGATGCCCGACACGCAAAAGCCGATGGTCGATTTGCAGCTTCTGCCGCAGCTCGATCCTGGCCGCAAAAAGGAAGTTCTGGGCGACGGTAATTTTGGCGGCTACTACCGGCGCAGCGACGAGGAGATGACGGCGCTTTGGGAGATCGGCGTCGCGGAGACGCGTACAGCCTTGCTCGAGGGCTGGGCATGA
- a CDS encoding ABC transporter permease: MLGFVLQRLLQALAVMLAISALVFAGVYGIGNPIDVLISPDATQAIRLATIKAYGLDQPLHIQYRDFLVRLLGGDFGRSFVFNMPVLDLILSRLPATLELTLVAVLGATAIGVPLGMYAGYRPDSIAARFVMALSVIGFSVPTFWIGLVLILTFAVSLGWLPAGGRGETAMLFGTAWSFLTVDGWSHLLLPAVNLSLFKFAMMVRLARAGTREAMLSDTVKFARAAGESDATILRRHVLRLIAIPIVTVFGLEFGSTLAFAVVTETIFSWPGVGKLIIDSISSLDRPVMVAYLMLVAFLFICINFTVDIAYAALDPRLRVKGAA, translated from the coding sequence ATGCTCGGCTTCGTCCTCCAACGTTTGCTGCAGGCGCTGGCCGTGATGCTGGCGATTTCGGCACTCGTGTTTGCGGGCGTCTACGGAATCGGCAATCCGATCGACGTTCTGATATCGCCGGATGCCACGCAAGCGATCCGACTTGCCACGATCAAGGCCTACGGCCTCGACCAGCCGCTCCATATCCAGTATCGCGATTTTCTCGTGCGGCTGCTGGGCGGCGATTTCGGCCGCTCGTTTGTGTTCAACATGCCGGTGCTCGATTTGATCCTGTCGCGTCTGCCGGCGACGTTGGAGCTTACGCTGGTGGCGGTACTAGGTGCGACCGCGATCGGCGTGCCGCTCGGCATGTATGCAGGCTATCGGCCGGACAGCATTGCCGCGCGCTTTGTCATGGCGCTGTCGGTGATCGGCTTCTCGGTACCGACGTTTTGGATCGGGCTTGTGCTGATCTTGACTTTCGCCGTGTCGCTCGGCTGGCTGCCGGCGGGCGGGCGCGGCGAAACGGCGATGCTGTTCGGCACCGCCTGGAGTTTCCTCACGGTCGACGGCTGGAGCCATCTTTTGTTGCCCGCCGTCAATCTTTCGCTGTTCAAATTCGCGATGATGGTGCGCCTCGCGCGCGCGGGCACGCGCGAAGCGATGTTGAGCGACACCGTAAAATTCGCGCGCGCGGCGGGCGAAAGCGACGCGACGATTCTGCGTCGGCACGTGCTGCGGCTGATCGCGATCCCGATCGTGACCGTGTTCGGTCTGGAATTCGGCTCCACGCTCGCATTCGCCGTTGTGACGGAAACGATCTTTTCGTGGCCCGGCGTGGGCAAGCTCATCATCGACAGCATTTCCTCGCTCGACCGACCGGTGATGGTCGCCTATCTTATGCTGGTCGCGTTCCTGTTCATCTGTATCAATTTCACGGTCGACATCGCTTATGCGGCCCTCGATCCGCGCCTGCGCGTGAAGGGGGCGGCATGA
- a CDS encoding ABC transporter permease codes for MNATSPVARFWREFCENRVALAALIVVAATILLAIFAPLVVPQNPYDLASLALIDARRPPGYVGRGGFVHWLGTDAQGRDLLSAILYGLRISLQVGLAAGALAFAIGATLGSVAAFLGGRVETALMRFVDLQLSFPAILLALVLVAVLGPGRGQLIAALVAAQYAYFARTAHGAAAAERAKDYVAAALSTPIPAWQVVFRHILPNCLPPLIVVATLQVANSIALEATLSFLGLGLPVTEPSLGMLIANGFQYMLSGRYWISIYPGIALILLIVAINLVGDQVRDQLNPRLKR; via the coding sequence ATGAACGCGACAAGCCCTGTCGCCCGTTTCTGGCGCGAGTTCTGCGAGAACCGCGTGGCGCTTGCGGCCCTCATCGTCGTTGCTGCGACGATCTTGCTGGCGATCTTCGCACCGCTCGTGGTGCCGCAGAACCCGTACGATCTTGCGAGCCTTGCATTGATCGATGCGCGCCGCCCGCCCGGCTATGTCGGTCGCGGCGGCTTCGTGCATTGGCTCGGCACGGATGCGCAAGGCCGCGATCTCCTGTCGGCGATCCTCTACGGTTTGCGGATTTCGCTGCAGGTCGGGCTTGCGGCGGGCGCTCTTGCCTTCGCGATTGGCGCCACGCTTGGTTCGGTCGCAGCATTCTTGGGCGGGCGCGTCGAAACGGCGCTGATGCGTTTCGTCGATCTGCAATTGTCGTTTCCAGCGATCTTGCTGGCGCTCGTACTCGTGGCTGTCCTGGGGCCGGGCAGGGGACAGTTGATCGCAGCGCTCGTCGCCGCCCAATATGCTTATTTCGCGCGCACGGCGCACGGCGCCGCTGCCGCTGAGCGCGCCAAAGACTATGTGGCCGCCGCCCTCTCGACGCCGATCCCGGCCTGGCAGGTTGTGTTCCGCCATATTCTGCCGAATTGCCTGCCGCCGCTGATCGTCGTAGCCACATTGCAGGTCGCAAACTCGATCGCACTCGAGGCGACTTTGTCGTTTCTCGGCCTCGGCTTGCCGGTCACGGAGCCTTCGCTCGGCATGCTGATCGCCAACGGCTTCCAGTACATGCTGTCGGGTCGCTACTGGATTTCGATCTATCCAGGGATCGCCCTTATTCTGCTGATCGTTGCGATCAATCTGGTCGGCGACCAGGTTCGCGATCAACTGAATCCGAGGCTAAAGCGATGA
- a CDS encoding ABC transporter ATP-binding protein, which yields MNSLLTVENLATHFAARSGLVKAVDGVSFHLDAGEIVGLVGESGSGKTVTGFSLLGLVDAPGRIVDGSIKLEGRELVGLPQRELRKLRGRRIAMVFQDPSATLNPVLTIETQMRLALEAHERVGAQAARDRSADLLARVGIPDARRRLETYPHQLSGGMRQRVAIAIALLNRPSLIVCDEPTTALDVSIQAQILAQMKALAADFGTSLIWISHDLATVSALASRILVMYAGRIVEEGATGEVLRKPAHPYTQGLLDSLPSIAAPGEDLRQIPGSTPSLANLPEGCAFAPRCKFADAACKTAPATRRAASRAVRCHHPLGEVAWPL from the coding sequence ATGAACTCCCTGCTGACAGTCGAGAACCTCGCGACGCATTTTGCAGCCCGCAGCGGTCTTGTGAAGGCTGTCGACGGCGTGTCGTTCCATCTCGACGCGGGCGAGATCGTCGGGCTTGTCGGCGAGTCCGGATCCGGCAAGACGGTGACCGGTTTCTCGCTGCTCGGGCTTGTCGATGCGCCGGGGCGTATCGTCGACGGCTCGATCAAACTCGAAGGTCGCGAGTTGGTCGGGCTGCCGCAGCGCGAGTTGCGCAAGCTGCGCGGCCGTCGCATCGCGATGGTGTTCCAGGATCCGTCGGCCACGCTCAATCCGGTTCTGACGATCGAAACGCAGATGCGTCTTGCACTCGAAGCGCACGAGCGTGTGGGTGCCCAGGCCGCGCGCGACCGTTCGGCCGATCTGCTGGCGCGCGTCGGCATCCCCGATGCGCGGCGGCGGCTCGAAACCTATCCGCATCAATTGTCGGGCGGAATGCGCCAGCGTGTCGCGATCGCGATCGCCTTGCTCAATCGGCCGTCGCTGATCGTGTGCGACGAGCCGACGACAGCATTGGACGTGTCGATCCAGGCGCAGATCTTGGCGCAGATGAAAGCGCTCGCCGCCGATTTTGGCACTTCCCTCATCTGGATCAGCCACGATCTTGCAACCGTGTCGGCCCTCGCAAGCCGCATTCTCGTGATGTATGCCGGGCGCATCGTCGAAGAGGGGGCGACGGGTGAAGTGCTGCGCAAGCCGGCCCATCCTTACACGCAAGGTCTTCTCGACTCTTTGCCCTCGATTGCAGCACCGGGTGAGGATCTGCGCCAGATCCCCGGCAGCACGCCGTCTTTGGCAAACCTGCCTGAAGGCTGCGCCTTCGCGCCGCGCTGCAAATTCGCCGACGCTGCGTGCAAGACAGCGCCCGCGACGCGTCGAGCGGCGTCGCGCGCCGTTCGCTGCCATCATCCGTTGGGCGAGGTCGCATGGCCGCTCTGA
- a CDS encoding ATP-binding cassette domain-containing protein produces MAALIACENLAKRFSSAPRLGDRLARFLGRPVRPRTVHAVDDVSLEIAKGEVLGLVGESGCGKSTLGRMIAGIQPPSAGRALLDGAPVMGGGRRPVKTTTRVQMIFQDPFASLDPRMRIGDIVAEGPIANGLVSRAEAAADTAKWLAAVGLDPTASQRYPHQFSGGQRQRVAIARALAMQPDILVCDEPVASLDVSIQAQIINLFLKLKRDLGLTMLFISHDLGLVRHISDRVAIMYLGKLVETGATQAVFDNPRHPYTRALLDSMPKLRLDDAEIAFRPIEGELPSPLAPPPGCHFHLRCPGVRAACRTAVPELIRAADGRELACHYPLQGG; encoded by the coding sequence ATGGCCGCTCTGATCGCATGCGAAAATCTCGCGAAGCGCTTTTCGAGCGCGCCGCGGCTCGGCGACCGTCTTGCACGTTTTCTCGGCCGACCTGTGCGGCCGCGCACCGTCCATGCCGTCGACGACGTGTCGCTTGAAATTGCCAAGGGCGAAGTGCTGGGCTTGGTCGGCGAGTCCGGCTGCGGCAAATCCACGCTCGGCCGCATGATCGCAGGCATCCAGCCACCGAGTGCTGGCCGCGCCTTGCTCGATGGTGCGCCGGTCATGGGCGGCGGGCGCAGGCCGGTCAAGACCACGACGCGCGTGCAGATGATCTTCCAGGATCCGTTTGCCTCGCTCGATCCGCGCATGCGCATCGGCGACATCGTGGCCGAGGGGCCGATCGCCAATGGGCTTGTATCGCGTGCCGAAGCCGCTGCCGACACCGCCAAATGGCTTGCGGCCGTGGGGCTCGATCCGACGGCATCCCAGCGCTATCCGCACCAATTCTCGGGCGGCCAACGCCAGCGCGTCGCGATCGCGCGCGCACTTGCGATGCAGCCCGACATTCTGGTGTGCGACGAGCCCGTGGCCTCGCTCGACGTGTCGATTCAAGCCCAGATCATCAATCTCTTCTTGAAGCTCAAGCGCGATCTTGGCCTCACGATGCTGTTCATCAGCCACGATCTCGGGCTCGTGCGCCACATTTCGGACCGTGTCGCGATCATGTATTTGGGCAAGCTCGTCGAAACGGGCGCTACGCAGGCTGTGTTCGACAATCCGCGCCATCCCTACACGCGCGCCTTGCTCGACAGCATGCCCAAGCTGCGGCTCGACGATGCCGAAATTGCTTTCAGGCCTATCGAAGGCGAATTGCCCTCGCCGCTCGCACCGCCGCCGGGCTGCCATTTCCATCTGCGTTGTCCCGGCGTGCGCGCCGCGTGCCGAACGGCGGTGCCAGAGTTGATCCGTGCTGCCGACGGACGCGAACTCGCCTGCCACTATCCGCTGCAAGGAGGCTGA
- a CDS encoding polysaccharide deacetylase, with amino-acid sequence MSNPALEPWQWPEAEWRKRVGHVRAGRNLKPKAWPGGSRCAVALSFDSDHETNELRDGGKSIGRMSWGEFGVRQGVPRILAALAKHSVPATFFVPAVAALLHPEEQHRVIAEGHEIGLHGWIHELNSVLPEAVERDLYLRARDALEKITGIRPVGMRTPSWDFSPATLKIQREMGLLYDSSLMADDDPYELLEDGERTGIVELPVEWIRDDAPYFNMNRHAALRPYTPPPAVFDIFRREFDRAWEEGGLFLLTMHPHVIGYRSRMFILEDLIAHAKAKGSCWFATHAQVAEACRGELAG; translated from the coding sequence ATGTCGAATCCTGCTCTCGAACCTTGGCAGTGGCCGGAGGCCGAATGGCGCAAGCGCGTAGGGCACGTACGCGCCGGCCGCAATCTGAAGCCGAAGGCCTGGCCGGGCGGGTCGCGCTGTGCGGTCGCTCTGTCGTTCGACAGCGACCACGAAACCAACGAATTGCGTGACGGCGGGAAATCGATCGGCCGCATGTCGTGGGGCGAATTCGGCGTGCGCCAGGGTGTGCCGCGCATCCTCGCCGCACTCGCCAAGCACAGTGTGCCGGCGACGTTTTTCGTGCCGGCCGTCGCAGCCTTGCTGCATCCCGAAGAGCAGCACCGCGTGATCGCCGAAGGCCACGAGATCGGCTTGCATGGTTGGATTCACGAGCTCAATTCGGTGCTGCCCGAAGCAGTGGAGCGCGATCTTTACTTGCGCGCACGCGACGCGCTCGAAAAGATCACCGGCATTCGGCCGGTCGGCATGCGCACACCGTCCTGGGACTTCTCGCCCGCCACGCTGAAGATCCAACGCGAGATGGGGCTGCTCTACGACAGTTCGCTGATGGCCGACGACGATCCTTACGAACTACTCGAAGACGGTGAACGCACCGGCATCGTCGAATTGCCGGTTGAGTGGATCCGCGACGACGCGCCCTATTTCAACATGAACCGGCATGCGGCGTTGCGCCCCTATACGCCGCCGCCGGCGGTATTCGACATCTTCCGGCGCGAGTTTGATCGCGCGTGGGAGGAGGGTGGGCTGTTCCTCCTTACCATGCATCCGCATGTGATCGGCTACCGCTCGCGCATGTTCATCCTCGAGGATCTCATCGCGCACGCCAAAGCCAAAGGCAGCTGCTGGTTCGCCACGCACGCGCAAGTCGCCGAAGCATGCCGCGGCGAACTCGCCGGCTAG
- a CDS encoding 3-keto-5-aminohexanoate cleavage protein — protein sequence MPLSRKVIITCAVTGAIHTPSMSAALPVTAEEIAEAAIGAAEAGAAVVHLHARNPVTGQPDQTPEAFLPFLKVIKQRSNCVLNLTTGGAPTMQVAERVRPAATFKPEVASLNMGSMNFGLFGMLNRFKDFKHPWEQAYLANKDILFRNTFADIEYVIATLSAVGTRFEFECYDTAHLYNLAHFLERGLVKAPLFVQTVFGLLGGIGAHAEDVMHMKRTADRLFGDAYVWSVLGAGRNQLPIAAMSAAMGGNVRVGLEDSLWAGPGRLAKSNAEQVRLARQIIEGLGLAVATPDEAREMLSLKGGDTLAV from the coding sequence ATGCCATTGAGCCGCAAAGTCATCATCACATGCGCCGTTACCGGTGCAATCCACACGCCATCGATGTCGGCAGCCCTGCCTGTCACAGCCGAGGAAATCGCCGAAGCGGCGATCGGCGCGGCAGAAGCCGGCGCTGCCGTCGTCCATCTCCATGCGCGGAACCCCGTCACCGGCCAACCGGACCAGACGCCGGAAGCCTTCCTGCCGTTCCTGAAAGTGATCAAGCAGCGCTCGAACTGCGTCCTAAACCTAACCACCGGCGGTGCGCCGACGATGCAGGTGGCCGAGCGCGTGCGCCCTGCCGCGACCTTCAAGCCCGAAGTGGCGTCGCTGAACATGGGCTCGATGAACTTCGGCCTGTTCGGCATGCTGAACCGCTTCAAGGACTTCAAGCATCCGTGGGAGCAGGCCTATCTCGCCAACAAGGACATCCTGTTCCGCAACACGTTCGCCGACATCGAGTACGTGATCGCCACGTTGTCGGCGGTCGGCACGCGCTTCGAGTTCGAGTGCTATGACACGGCGCATCTCTACAATCTTGCGCATTTTCTCGAGCGCGGTCTCGTGAAGGCGCCGCTGTTCGTGCAGACGGTATTCGGGCTGTTGGGCGGCATCGGGGCGCACGCCGAAGACGTTATGCATATGAAGCGCACCGCCGACCGGCTGTTCGGCGACGCTTATGTATGGTCGGTTCTCGGAGCGGGCCGCAACCAGCTGCCGATCGCGGCGATGTCGGCGGCGATGGGTGGCAATGTGCGCGTCGGTCTTGAAGACTCGCTGTGGGCGGGTCCCGGCCGCTTGGCCAAATCGAACGCCGAGCAGGTGCGCCTTGCGCGCCAGATCATCGAAGGTTTGGGACTTGCGGTTGCAACACCCGATGAAGCGCGCGAAATGCTCTCCCTCAAGGGCGGCGACACGCTGGCCGTCTAG